The following DNA comes from Petrotoga sibirica DSM 13575.
ATCCGCTACTACCGCAAATCCTCTTCCTGCTTCTCCTGCCCTTGCCGCTTCTATCGCTGCGTTTAGTGCCAAAAGGTTCGTTTGTTCCGTTATCGAGTTTATCGTTTCTACTATACTTTGTACGTTCTTGGCATTGCTTGCAAGTGGTTTTTGAGTTCTTTTCTGAGTTCTTTCTGCTTTCTTGTGATGATTGCGTTAGACTTTCTGATGCGTTTTCTACTTTGTCTGATGCCTGCTTTATTGACCCCATGGATCTTCTTAGTTCTTTACTCATTTCTGATAGAGCGTTGGCCATCTGTCCAATCTCGTCTTTGCTTTTGCTTTCAAAGTTTACCGTTAGGTCTCCTTCTTTGAATTGGTTTATCTTGTTTTTGAAGTCTAACAGTGGTTTCGTTATACTCCTTATTAGATAGATGACCATTATTATCGATACTACAAAGGCGACTATGGTTAAAATAATTGTCAAGGTTATTGCTCTGTTGTTTTCTTCTATGA
Coding sequences within:
- a CDS encoding HAMP domain-containing protein; this translates as MFNKMKGIFEQFKNTFNQIVTAIESQEPIIEQMEQARVEILNLLEEQRMELKVQQDTLGPSLIEENNRAITLTIILTIVAFVVSIIMVIYLIRSITKPLLDFKNKINQFKEGDLTVNFESKSKDEIGQMANALSEMSKELRRSMGSIKQASDKVENASESLTQSSQESRKNSEKNSKTTCKQCQERTKYSRNDKLDNGTNEPFGTKRSDRSGKGRRSRKRICGSSG